The Fulvivirga ligni genome window below encodes:
- a CDS encoding ATP-binding response regulator, with protein MKDLNILVVEDSKDDFLLMERVLRKNNINCSLRCIDGREEFMRSIDKDTPDLIISDHALADFSSIDALKMCREKDKNVPFILVTGALPEEAARSLMFVGIDNYVLKKDLHLLPDVVITTMTKYWHWTQHASEVGGVNATKQATRGFSLFSLQYNEYLDSKLATINDVIKTAETLEEERQMENIHIQSLKIHVNEIRRVACSIKDLYELKLSEVSARQVLLKPFISIVWEKVMKEYNMNLTLINDIPDVITWTGKVGYLEVILMHILKNCILYKDERKELNKVAVSAESEENQLVIHIRDNGLGIETENLSKLFDMFYTSSTTFRTAGVGLYIVKELVSEIGSEIKISSRIHEGTHIELSLPC; from the coding sequence ATGAAAGATTTGAATATTCTGGTGGTGGAGGATAGCAAGGATGACTTCCTTTTAATGGAGAGGGTTTTAAGAAAGAATAATATCAATTGTTCTTTGAGATGTATAGATGGCCGCGAAGAGTTTATGAGGTCAATTGATAAGGATACACCAGATTTAATTATATCGGATCATGCTTTGGCTGATTTTAGTAGTATTGATGCACTTAAAATGTGCCGGGAAAAGGATAAGAATGTGCCTTTTATATTAGTGACGGGGGCATTGCCAGAGGAAGCGGCCAGATCGCTGATGTTTGTGGGGATTGACAATTATGTGCTGAAAAAAGATTTACACTTGCTACCCGATGTAGTGATCACCACCATGACAAAATACTGGCATTGGACCCAGCATGCATCAGAGGTAGGTGGGGTCAATGCCACGAAACAAGCTACCAGAGGCTTTTCTTTATTCTCATTACAGTATAATGAATATCTGGATAGCAAACTGGCCACCATTAATGACGTGATTAAAACCGCAGAAACGCTGGAAGAAGAGAGGCAGATGGAGAATATACATATTCAAAGTCTTAAAATTCATGTCAATGAAATTAGAAGAGTGGCCTGCAGTATTAAAGATTTATATGAATTAAAATTATCAGAAGTGTCCGCCAGACAGGTTTTATTAAAGCCATTTATCTCAATAGTTTGGGAAAAAGTGATGAAGGAATATAATATGAATTTAACCCTCATCAACGATATACCAGATGTAATCACCTGGACAGGAAAAGTGGGTTATTTGGAGGTTATACTTATGCATATTTTGAAAAACTGCATTCTTTATAAAGATGAGCGAAAAGAGCTGAATAAGGTTGCGGTATCAGCAGAAAGTGAAGAAAACCAGCTGGTTATCCATATAAGGGATAATGGTTTGGGCATAGAGACAGAAAACCTCTCGAAGCTTTTCGATATGTTTTATACTTCCAGCACCACATTTAGAACGGCAGGCGTGGGACTTTACATTGTGAAAGAGCTGGTATCAGAAATAGGAAGCGAAATAAAGATAAGTAGCAGAATACATGAAGGAACTCATATTGAACTTTCTTTGCCATGTTAA
- a CDS encoding sodium:solute symporter, whose amino-acid sequence MGTINLSGIDLTIVVLYIVFIIWWALRHGKSKDSDAYFLAGRNLTWPVVGLSLFAASVSSSTLMGHSGEGFISGIAVYNYNWISVLVMVFFAVFFLPFYIRSGIFTMPEFLEKRFDGRSRTYFSFITIIGNVFLDASATLYTGALIIKMIFPEANMLWIIIGMAAVAGSYTIVGGLSSAINADVIQSAILIIGSTILSFYALHSIGGWDNFIDTFHEGVWLKLTRPMDDPTVPWPGMIIGIPILGFYFWANNQVMVQRVLSAKSIDHGRKGVLLVGFLYLFTLFIFIVPGLVARGINLFGVENLPLEIISGSELKSTFGVNTDQVYPRLIIRLLPVGLIGIILSAMISALTSTLSATLSSVSTLFTMDFYSKFDKNASSEKLVRVGQITALVALIIAVVWAPYIRTFDSLISYYQEVVSYLAPPIVGTFFIGLFWKRSNSKGAFSGLIFGLVVAVAIMLAKYTMGIEIGLHFLLLAPILLVISTLVNIIVSLTTSPPPAEKVENNIWTRKIWDDETEELKGVVWYKNFRIQALILVAGCFLMYFWFM is encoded by the coding sequence ATGGGTACGATCAATTTAAGCGGAATAGACCTCACCATTGTTGTTTTATACATTGTTTTCATCATTTGGTGGGCACTGAGGCATGGTAAAAGTAAAGACTCTGATGCTTACTTTCTGGCCGGCAGAAACCTGACCTGGCCGGTAGTGGGCTTATCATTATTTGCTGCCAGTGTTTCCAGCTCCACACTTATGGGGCACTCTGGAGAAGGATTTATCAGTGGTATAGCAGTGTACAATTACAATTGGATCTCTGTGCTCGTCATGGTGTTCTTTGCGGTATTCTTTCTGCCATTTTATATCCGATCCGGCATTTTCACCATGCCGGAATTCCTGGAAAAGCGCTTTGACGGACGTTCCAGAACCTACTTCTCCTTCATCACCATCATAGGAAATGTGTTCCTCGATGCTTCCGCCACCCTTTACACCGGAGCATTAATCATCAAAATGATTTTCCCGGAAGCTAACATGCTGTGGATCATCATAGGTATGGCAGCCGTGGCAGGAAGCTACACCATTGTCGGTGGACTATCTTCTGCCATTAATGCTGATGTAATTCAATCGGCCATATTGATTATTGGCTCCACTATACTTTCGTTTTATGCCTTGCACAGCATTGGCGGTTGGGATAATTTCATAGATACTTTCCATGAAGGTGTTTGGTTAAAGCTAACCCGCCCCATGGATGACCCCACTGTGCCCTGGCCTGGCATGATCATCGGTATTCCGATTCTTGGCTTCTACTTTTGGGCCAACAATCAGGTAATGGTGCAGCGCGTGCTCTCTGCAAAATCCATTGATCATGGTAGAAAAGGTGTGCTACTAGTTGGTTTTCTATATCTTTTCACCCTGTTCATTTTCATAGTACCAGGATTGGTAGCCAGAGGAATAAACTTATTCGGAGTAGAAAATTTGCCTTTGGAAATCATTAGCGGCAGCGAACTGAAAAGCACCTTTGGTGTAAATACAGACCAGGTTTACCCCAGGCTAATCATCAGACTATTGCCTGTAGGGCTTATCGGAATCATACTTTCAGCCATGATTTCAGCGCTTACTTCAACATTGAGCGCTACGCTAAGCTCTGTGTCTACCCTATTCACCATGGACTTTTACTCCAAGTTTGATAAAAATGCCAGCAGCGAAAAGCTGGTAAGAGTAGGCCAGATCACCGCACTTGTGGCTCTTATTATAGCCGTGGTGTGGGCACCTTACATTCGCACTTTCGATTCATTAATTTCCTACTACCAGGAAGTAGTTTCCTATTTGGCTCCACCTATTGTAGGTACTTTCTTTATCGGCCTGTTTTGGAAAAGATCAAATTCAAAAGGTGCGTTTAGCGGCCTTATTTTTGGATTGGTTGTGGCTGTGGCCATCATGCTGGCTAAGTACACTATGGGAATTGAAATAGGATTACACTTTCTACTGCTAGCTCCTATTCTATTGGTAATAAGCACATTAGTAAATATTATTGTGAGTTTAACTACTTCGCCTCCACCGGCTGAGAAAGTGGAAAATAACATCTGGACCCGTAAAATATGGGATGATGAAACCGAAGAACTAAAAGGCGTAGTATGGTACAAAAACTTCAGAATACAAGCCCTGATTTTAGTGGCAGGCTGCTTTCTGATGTATTTCTGGTTTATGTAG
- a CDS encoding glycoside hydrolase family 30 protein, protein MTKLYFKCPSTVSISLLMLFFLGCHYVNGQNNEIQGWVTKADRSALLQPLANAISFKNKPQDLSGVIMVDPSLSYQSLDGFGFALTGGSAELLIKMDQIERSKILQELFGKGDNNISISYIRLTIGASDLNSFVFSYDDLKDGDTDFKLKKFSLSQDLKDVVPVMKEILAINPNIEIMASPWSAPTWMKTNNNIHGGKLKPDCYEVYAQYFVKYIQSMKKEGIDIHAVTIQNEPMNSGNTPSMSWFVNEQADFVKNHLGPAFKAHQLSTKIIVFDHNTDRPDYPLAIYNDPDAAQYVDGAGFHNYRGNMESMSLVHLARPDKNIYFTEQMLTENPESQKIKIAAASHRLIVGPLQNWSRNIILWNLAADPQNDPHTDNGGCPFCQGAITLDGNEVRRNIAYYTIGHVSKFVTPSSSRIYTTTPGAASVRLYQDEQRPDVYRTALIENSDVLPNVAFSTPEGGIVLLVVNNSWDKTSFQIQYRGRYAKIELAPGSVGTYTWKEQTESIEKME, encoded by the coding sequence ATGACTAAACTATATTTCAAATGTCCGTCTACCGTTTCAATAAGTTTGTTGATGCTATTCTTTCTGGGATGCCATTACGTGAATGGTCAAAATAATGAAATCCAGGGATGGGTTACTAAAGCTGATCGGTCGGCATTGCTGCAGCCTTTGGCCAATGCCATAAGCTTCAAAAATAAACCACAGGATCTCTCAGGTGTCATTATGGTGGATCCTTCCCTATCCTACCAATCTTTAGATGGATTTGGTTTTGCGCTTACCGGTGGCAGCGCTGAGCTGCTTATCAAAATGGACCAGATCGAGAGAAGCAAAATCCTGCAGGAGCTATTTGGCAAAGGTGACAATAATATTAGCATCAGCTATATAAGACTGACCATTGGTGCCTCAGACCTCAATAGCTTTGTTTTTTCTTATGATGATCTTAAAGATGGTGACACAGACTTCAAACTCAAGAAGTTCAGCCTGTCACAAGACCTGAAAGATGTGGTGCCTGTGATGAAGGAAATACTGGCCATCAACCCGAATATTGAGATCATGGCATCTCCATGGTCGGCTCCCACCTGGATGAAAACGAACAATAATATCCATGGAGGTAAATTAAAGCCAGACTGCTACGAAGTGTATGCTCAGTATTTCGTAAAATACATTCAGTCAATGAAAAAGGAAGGCATTGATATTCACGCTGTTACCATACAAAATGAACCTATGAATTCTGGCAATACGCCCAGCATGAGTTGGTTTGTAAATGAACAGGCCGACTTCGTTAAAAACCATCTCGGCCCAGCCTTTAAAGCCCATCAGCTCAGCACCAAAATCATAGTTTTTGATCATAACACCGATCGTCCAGATTACCCATTAGCCATTTATAATGACCCTGATGCGGCCCAATATGTAGACGGTGCCGGTTTTCACAACTACCGTGGAAATATGGAATCTATGAGCCTGGTTCACCTGGCGAGACCGGATAAAAACATCTACTTCACAGAGCAGATGCTCACAGAAAATCCTGAGAGCCAGAAAATAAAAATTGCCGCCGCCAGCCATCGCCTTATTGTAGGTCCGTTACAAAACTGGAGCCGAAACATCATTTTATGGAACCTGGCCGCAGACCCTCAAAATGATCCACATACTGACAATGGCGGCTGCCCCTTTTGCCAGGGAGCCATCACATTGGATGGAAACGAGGTGCGCCGAAACATTGCCTATTATACCATTGGGCATGTTTCAAAATTTGTAACACCAAGTTCATCCCGCATTTATACTACCACTCCCGGAGCAGCATCAGTACGCCTTTATCAGGATGAACAAAGGCCCGATGTTTATAGAACAGCCCTGATTGAAAACTCAGATGTGTTGCCTAATGTAGCCTTTAGTACGCCCGAGGGCGGCATTGTGCTATTGGTAGTAAATAATTCATGGGACAAAACATCATTCCAAATACAATATCGCGGCAGGTATGCTAAAATTGAATTAGCTCCAGGATCGGTAGGCACCTACACCTGGAAAGAGCAAACAGAAAGTATAGAAAAGATGGAGTAA
- a CDS encoding glycoside hydrolase 5 family protein, translated as MRPLKLICLLFILCLGFTALHAQDFIHVENGRFIKNGEEYNYLGTNFWYGMNLGYSDPDRLKTELDSLQRMGVNNLRIMAASEGDIDAPWRMQPTTQPAPGEYNEDLLKGLDLLLDEMGKRDMVAVVCMNNFWPWSGGMSQYLSWANHNESIPYPPPAAGGDWGVYQRYAAQFYSNKKAVKLYEQYLEHIVKRTNTVNGKAYTNDPTIMAWQLANEPEGADNAKAYRKWVDKTAKMIKSCDNHHMVSIGSEGNTPSPKAGTNFKLDHQSEYIDYCTMHIWVQNWGWYDPKHPEQSLPEAKEKALAYLKEHLKVANELKKPMVLEEFGISRDFNSHTPMTSTEYRDQYYDFMFSTVAAMAEEGNHISGVNFWAWGGLGRPRAPHVIWKKGDDFIGDPPHEYQGWYSVYNTDASTIEVIKKWAETLTKLQ; from the coding sequence ATGAGACCACTAAAGCTTATATGCCTTCTTTTTATCCTGTGCCTCGGCTTCACAGCATTACATGCTCAGGACTTTATCCATGTTGAAAACGGCCGTTTTATCAAAAATGGGGAAGAATACAACTACCTGGGTACCAACTTCTGGTATGGCATGAACCTGGGTTACTCTGATCCTGACCGTCTAAAAACAGAGCTGGACAGTCTGCAGCGCATGGGTGTTAACAACCTGCGTATAATGGCAGCCTCAGAAGGTGACATTGATGCTCCGTGGAGAATGCAGCCTACGACACAGCCTGCTCCCGGTGAGTATAATGAAGACCTACTCAAAGGCCTTGATCTACTTTTAGATGAAATGGGTAAAAGAGATATGGTGGCCGTGGTTTGCATGAATAATTTCTGGCCCTGGAGTGGAGGTATGTCACAATATCTATCCTGGGCTAACCATAATGAATCCATTCCCTACCCACCACCAGCTGCGGGTGGAGACTGGGGTGTTTACCAGCGCTATGCTGCACAATTTTACTCTAACAAAAAGGCCGTAAAGCTTTATGAGCAATACCTGGAGCACATTGTGAAGCGCACCAATACCGTAAACGGAAAAGCCTACACAAACGACCCTACAATAATGGCCTGGCAGTTGGCTAACGAACCTGAAGGTGCAGATAATGCCAAAGCCTATAGAAAATGGGTTGATAAGACGGCGAAGATGATCAAAAGCTGTGACAACCATCACATGGTATCCATTGGTAGTGAGGGCAATACGCCATCTCCAAAAGCTGGCACTAACTTCAAGCTGGACCATCAGTCGGAGTATATCGATTATTGCACCATGCACATATGGGTGCAAAACTGGGGCTGGTATGATCCGAAGCATCCGGAGCAAAGCCTGCCTGAGGCAAAAGAAAAGGCATTAGCCTACTTGAAAGAACATTTGAAGGTGGCCAACGAGCTCAAAAAGCCCATGGTTTTAGAGGAATTCGGCATTTCGCGTGATTTTAACAGCCATACACCTATGACCTCCACCGAGTACAGAGACCAATATTATGATTTTATGTTCAGCACCGTGGCTGCCATGGCTGAAGAAGGAAATCATATCTCAGGCGTCAATTTCTGGGCCTGGGGTGGCTTAGGGAGACCAAGAGCACCCCATGTGATCTGGAAAAAGGGTGATGATTTCATCGGTGATCCTCCACATGAATACCAGGGCTGGTACTCGGTGTACAATACTGATGCCTCCACTATAGAAGTAATTAAAAAATGGGCTGAAACACTGACCAAGTTGCAATAG
- a CDS encoding response regulator transcription factor — protein MPEPQTTISYLNHHSVCYHEPWSMLQSRQILFAHTSKSSSSSLLSRYFVVHEAFNGLQALKLAEDLQPDVIISQVQLPLLNGLELCQQVRAHQQIGSIPFILISNSHGRFNQLQCYQAGADLHLVHPLKQEVIIQVVTNYIIKQEKLKQGLRSNHFTEITSTGIVVNKDDDFLQQTIQYLEEKLSDPAIDASYLCEKLAMSRTSLYQKIKKLTGQSVHEFIKSVRLKNSLHYLIEGRLTINQIAFEVGFNSHSYFDKCFIKHYGITPKAYIRKHTQ, from the coding sequence ATGCCTGAACCTCAAACTACTATATCTTATCTTAACCACCACAGCGTATGTTATCATGAACCATGGTCCATGTTGCAAAGCAGGCAGATACTCTTTGCACATACCAGCAAATCTTCTTCCTCTTCCCTCCTTTCACGTTATTTCGTAGTTCATGAAGCCTTCAATGGCCTTCAGGCATTAAAATTAGCCGAAGATTTACAGCCTGATGTTATTATAAGTCAGGTTCAGCTTCCTTTGCTCAATGGTTTGGAGCTCTGCCAGCAGGTAAGAGCACATCAGCAAATTGGTAGTATTCCTTTCATTTTGATCAGCAACTCTCACGGTAGATTCAACCAGCTACAATGCTACCAGGCTGGTGCCGATTTGCATTTGGTTCATCCACTAAAACAAGAGGTGATTATTCAGGTTGTAACCAATTATATCATAAAGCAAGAAAAGCTAAAACAAGGACTAAGGAGCAATCACTTTACAGAAATAACATCAACAGGTATTGTAGTTAATAAAGACGATGACTTCCTACAACAGACCATTCAATATCTGGAAGAAAAACTATCAGATCCGGCTATTGACGCCAGCTATCTTTGCGAAAAGCTGGCTATGAGCAGGACCAGTCTTTATCAGAAAATTAAAAAACTCACTGGGCAAAGTGTGCATGAGTTCATCAAATCAGTGAGATTGAAAAACAGCTTGCATTATCTTATAGAAGGCAGACTCACCATCAATCAGATCGCCTTTGAGGTAGGATTCAACAGCCACTCTTATTTCGACAAATGTTTTATAAAACACTACGGCATTACACCTAAAGCATATATTAGAAAACATACTCAGTAG
- a CDS encoding glycoside hydrolase family 26 protein, which translates to MNRSTLYTHFIKFLPAILLIMLSTIASCSSDDDPQADTDDDKVETVTLHLADAAATNETKALYSNLWAIQKTGFMFGHHDDLIYGRDWYTTAGGSDVKEVCGDYPAVFSVDFAEIMDDRSETSDLNDDRKRTILEARKRGEVITACAHLNNPLTGGDSWDNSDNTVVKKILEDGSETNIKFKSWLDKLSTFVLDLKDDNGNTIPIIFRPFHEHTQTWSWWGKSCTSQDEFIGLWKFTVDYLKGKGVHNLIYAISPQLDGPSTKDAFLFRYPGDDYVDFLGFDSYHGTYTESLSTNLKNLEEISAEKLKPCGVTETGIEGILKDGAEYEEYWTKEILTPLIGRDISLVVMWRNKYDPNHGGHHFFGPYIGHSSKNDFVDFYKSSITLFSKDLPDMYTMAENVTVE; encoded by the coding sequence ATGAACAGATCAACTCTATATACTCATTTTATAAAATTCTTACCAGCTATCCTGCTTATTATGCTAAGCACGATAGCTTCTTGTTCTTCTGACGATGATCCACAGGCAGATACTGATGATGACAAGGTTGAAACCGTAACCCTGCACCTGGCTGATGCAGCCGCCACTAATGAAACCAAAGCACTGTATTCTAACCTTTGGGCCATTCAGAAAACAGGATTTATGTTCGGGCATCATGATGATCTTATTTATGGCAGAGACTGGTATACCACCGCCGGAGGTTCCGATGTAAAAGAGGTGTGTGGGGACTATCCTGCCGTTTTCAGTGTAGATTTTGCTGAAATTATGGATGACCGCAGCGAGACCAGCGACCTTAATGATGATAGAAAGCGCACGATTTTAGAAGCCAGAAAAAGAGGTGAAGTAATTACAGCCTGCGCACACCTAAACAACCCACTTACAGGAGGAGACTCATGGGATAACTCAGATAATACCGTAGTAAAAAAGATTCTGGAAGATGGCTCTGAAACCAACATCAAATTTAAATCATGGTTAGACAAGCTATCCACCTTCGTTCTTGATCTGAAAGATGACAATGGAAATACCATTCCCATCATTTTCAGACCTTTCCATGAGCACACACAGACCTGGTCATGGTGGGGTAAATCATGCACTTCACAAGATGAATTCATTGGCCTTTGGAAATTCACCGTAGACTATTTAAAGGGAAAAGGCGTGCATAACCTGATATATGCCATTTCCCCTCAGCTTGATGGCCCAAGCACTAAAGATGCTTTTTTATTCAGATACCCTGGAGATGATTATGTGGACTTCCTTGGCTTTGATAGCTACCATGGCACCTACACAGAATCACTTTCTACCAACCTTAAGAATCTGGAAGAGATCTCTGCAGAAAAGCTAAAACCTTGTGGCGTAACCGAAACCGGAATTGAAGGCATTTTGAAAGATGGAGCAGAGTACGAAGAATACTGGACAAAAGAAATATTAACACCGCTAATTGGCAGAGATATAAGCCTGGTAGTGATGTGGCGAAATAAATACGATCCTAATCATGGCGGTCATCATTTCTTCGGTCCATACATCGGCCATAGCTCAAAAAATGACTTTGTAGACTTTTATAAAAGCTCTATCACCCTGTTTAGCAAAGACTTACCGGATATGTATACGATGGCTGAAAATGTTACGGTAGAATAA
- the bglX gene encoding beta-glucosidase BglX yields the protein MVQKLQNTSPDFSGRLLSDVFLVYVESVKMNLKLNKKISVIAFLMTVITQILVAQDQSVDQKVENLLKKMTLEEKIGQMNQLHCADMDRVNEEMRKGHVGSILSITDPDIANKAQRVAVEESRLGIPFLSGRDVIHGFKTIFPIPLGQAATFNPEIVRQGARIAAIEASATGINWTFAPILDITHDPRWGRIAECVGEDPYLASRMAEAMVHGFQGDDLSDPTSIAACAKHFAGYGAAEGGRDYNSTFITERQFRNLYLQPFHAAVNAGTASLMAAFNDNDGIPSTANKFLLKDVLRDEWQFKGFVVSDWASVTEMIAHGFAANEKEAALRAANASLDMEMVSETYIKHLPELIEEGKVSMETIDNAVRNILRIKFELGLFDHPYVDKKRTEVFYAPDHLAAAKEAAIQSAVLLKNDNQILPLSEKVKTIAVIGPLANAPHEQLGTWVFDGDKSHSITPLRALHDQLGQKVKIIYEPALSYSRDTTTANFDKAIEAAQKADVVITFLGEEAILSGEAHSLANLNLQGKQSELLAALSETGKPVVTVIMAGRPLTIEKEVELSDVIIYFWAPGTMGGPAIVDLLFGKAVPSGKLPVTFPKSVGQIPIYYNHKNTGRPANGSEYSLNDIPVGALQTSLGNRSYYLDAGHKPLFPFGYGLSYSSFKYETPELSASKLSTSDTLSISFTLTNMGKYEATEVAQIYTQDIAGSVSRPVRELKYFERVQLKAGESKKVTFKLPVQELAFWNYDMKYVVEPGQFNLWVGGSSDTNNKTSFEVTE from the coding sequence ATGGTACAAAAACTTCAGAATACAAGCCCTGATTTTAGTGGCAGGCTGCTTTCTGATGTATTTCTGGTTTATGTAGAATCCGTAAAAATGAATTTGAAATTGAATAAAAAGATAAGTGTAATCGCTTTTCTCATGACTGTTATTACCCAAATTTTAGTAGCGCAGGATCAGAGCGTTGATCAAAAAGTGGAGAATCTGCTTAAGAAAATGACTCTGGAAGAGAAAATTGGCCAGATGAATCAATTGCACTGTGCTGATATGGATCGGGTAAATGAAGAAATGCGAAAAGGCCATGTTGGGTCCATTTTGAGCATCACTGATCCTGATATCGCCAACAAAGCCCAGCGTGTGGCAGTAGAAGAATCCAGACTTGGTATCCCTTTCCTCAGCGGCAGAGATGTGATCCATGGCTTCAAGACCATCTTCCCCATTCCGTTAGGTCAGGCGGCCACTTTTAATCCTGAAATAGTGCGCCAGGGCGCTCGCATAGCGGCCATTGAAGCTTCTGCTACCGGTATCAACTGGACATTCGCACCCATACTGGACATTACCCATGATCCTCGCTGGGGTCGAATTGCTGAATGTGTGGGTGAAGATCCATACCTGGCCTCCCGAATGGCCGAAGCCATGGTTCACGGATTCCAGGGTGATGATTTGAGTGATCCTACCTCCATCGCTGCCTGTGCTAAGCACTTTGCAGGTTATGGCGCTGCCGAGGGAGGTCGTGATTATAATTCTACTTTTATCACTGAAAGACAATTTAGAAACCTGTATTTACAACCATTTCATGCCGCAGTAAACGCAGGTACAGCCTCACTAATGGCTGCTTTCAACGATAATGATGGTATTCCCTCCACCGCCAACAAGTTCTTGCTAAAAGACGTGCTGCGCGATGAATGGCAGTTCAAAGGCTTTGTGGTTTCTGACTGGGCATCCGTCACCGAAATGATCGCCCATGGTTTTGCTGCCAACGAAAAAGAGGCTGCACTAAGAGCCGCCAACGCCAGCCTGGACATGGAGATGGTAAGCGAAACCTACATCAAACACCTTCCTGAACTCATCGAAGAAGGCAAGGTATCCATGGAAACCATTGACAATGCAGTAAGGAATATTCTCCGAATCAAATTTGAGCTCGGCCTTTTTGATCATCCTTATGTTGATAAAAAACGTACTGAGGTTTTCTACGCCCCTGATCATCTGGCAGCAGCCAAAGAAGCAGCCATCCAATCAGCGGTGTTATTAAAAAATGACAACCAAATTCTGCCGCTGTCTGAGAAAGTAAAAACCATTGCGGTGATCGGCCCGCTGGCCAACGCACCGCATGAGCAGCTGGGCACCTGGGTATTTGATGGTGATAAAAGCCATAGTATAACACCTCTGAGAGCTCTGCATGATCAATTGGGCCAAAAAGTAAAAATCATTTACGAACCAGCCCTTTCCTATTCCAGAGATACTACCACCGCCAATTTTGATAAAGCCATTGAAGCAGCCCAAAAAGCTGATGTAGTGATCACCTTCCTGGGCGAAGAAGCCATACTTTCAGGAGAAGCACATAGCCTGGCTAATCTAAATCTTCAAGGGAAGCAGAGTGAGCTCTTAGCAGCCTTGAGTGAAACAGGCAAACCTGTAGTTACCGTAATCATGGCTGGCAGGCCGTTGACCATCGAAAAAGAAGTGGAATTATCTGATGTCATCATCTACTTCTGGGCTCCGGGCACCATGGGCGGACCAGCCATAGTAGACCTTCTCTTTGGCAAAGCGGTACCTAGCGGAAAGCTTCCTGTGACATTCCCTAAATCTGTAGGTCAAATTCCAATTTACTACAACCATAAGAATACGGGTAGACCTGCTAATGGCAGTGAATATTCTCTTAATGATATTCCTGTAGGTGCCTTACAGACCTCTTTGGGCAATCGTTCTTATTATTTAGATGCTGGTCATAAGCCATTGTTCCCCTTTGGATATGGCCTTTCTTATTCATCATTTAAATATGAAACACCCGAACTATCTGCCAGCAAACTATCCACCTCGGACACACTATCCATCAGCTTTACGCTCACTAATATGGGCAAATATGAGGCTACAGAAGTAGCCCAGATCTACACCCAGGACATAGCCGGATCAGTAAGCCGACCAGTGCGTGAGTTGAAGTATTTTGAAAGGGTTCAACTGAAAGCAGGGGAAAGTAAAAAGGTCACTTTCAAGCTACCCGTGCAGGAACTGGCCTTCTGGAATTATGACATGAAATATGTAGTAGAGCCAGGACAGTTTAACCTTTGGGTTGGCGGAAGCAGTGATACTAATAATAAAACGAGTTTTGAAGTAACGGAATAA
- a CDS encoding alpha/beta hydrolase, translated as MNLKNTWTALFALVLCLNYAEAQTEKYDLKENIAYINNPSDAYAKSRCKLDLYYPKDKGFATIVWFHGGGLTGGEKYIPEGLKNKGVAVAAVNYRLSPKANHPAYIDDAAASVAWVFDHIEEFGGDPSKIYVSGHSAGGYLALMVGLDEQYLQKYNADVNKVKAYFPISGQTITHNTVRKELGRPENVPFANEFAPLNHVKKDTPPFLLITGDRTKEIPSRYMENAYLYEALKDVGNDKITLYEEDGFDHNSVVEPACSLIIKAIKDN; from the coding sequence ATGAATCTGAAAAACACCTGGACGGCATTGTTCGCATTGGTTTTATGCCTGAACTATGCCGAAGCTCAAACCGAAAAGTATGATCTGAAGGAAAACATTGCCTACATCAATAATCCTTCTGATGCCTATGCTAAAAGCAGATGCAAGCTGGACCTGTACTACCCAAAAGATAAAGGTTTTGCCACCATTGTCTGGTTTCACGGAGGCGGGCTTACAGGTGGAGAAAAATACATTCCTGAAGGGTTGAAAAATAAGGGCGTAGCCGTGGCTGCGGTAAATTACAGATTAAGTCCTAAGGCTAATCACCCTGCTTATATTGATGATGCCGCAGCTTCAGTAGCCTGGGTGTTTGATCATATAGAAGAGTTTGGTGGCGATCCTTCCAAAATCTATGTTTCCGGTCACTCCGCTGGTGGGTATTTGGCACTTATGGTGGGGCTGGATGAGCAATATCTTCAGAAATATAATGCTGATGTAAATAAGGTAAAGGCCTATTTCCCTATCAGCGGCCAGACCATCACGCATAACACCGTTCGAAAAGAGCTGGGAAGACCTGAAAATGTGCCTTTTGCGAATGAGTTTGCTCCATTGAATCACGTAAAAAAGGACACCCCTCCTTTCCTGCTGATCACCGGAGACCGAACCAAAGAAATTCCTTCAAGATATATGGAAAACGCCTATCTCTACGAGGCTTTAAAAGATGTAGGGAACGATAAAATCACGCTGTATGAAGAAGATGGTTTCGATCACAACTCAGTGGTAGAGCCAGCTTGCAGTTTGATTATCAAAGCGATAAAAGATAACTGA